AAGCCGGGTGTGTCGACGGTGTGAGTGGGGAGCCTGAGCTGTCTGTCGACGGGATTCGAAGTGGGATTCGAAGTGGGATTCACGAAGGGGTTGTCGACGTTTTATCGGGTATTTGTGAAGCTGAACGCTCCAGATCAAAGTGATAGAGTGAAAATGCTCTGCTCGTCTATTGTGCCGCTGAAAAGTGGATTGGGGTGGATTTGAACCACAGTCACTCCCTTCGGTCGTTCCCTGCTTCAAATCCGCCAGTCGACCATTTCGATTTCACGGACGCTTCGCTACGCTCAGCGTTGCGAGAAATTAGAAATGGGTTAGGGCGGATTTGAACCGCCGGCCTGCTCCGTGTGAAGGAGCCGTCATAACCTGGCTAGACCACCAACCCGCACTCACTGCTACCTGTCGACCGGACTTAAAAGCTTCTGTCCGAACCGGGCGACGGCTCGCCACTGTAGCACATCGAAAAAGACGGAACTGCGCCGTTAGACTGCCTGCTCGTCAGGCTGCCGGGAGCCTCGCACACGACGCGTCGCCTGTTTGACGGTTCGCTTTGCAGCAACACGAGCACGTCCAGCACGCGTCTCCGGCTCGGCGGGTTCGTCGACTTCCGTGCCGAATTTCGCCCGAACACGTCGAGCAACTGGCTCCAGCTCCTCGCTCAGACCGATTTTGAGGTGCGATGCGGCGCGGCCGAGGTAGTATCGTGCGTCACTGAAGTGCTTGTTCATATTTGACCAAATGCGGGCAACAGATATAGCCTTTGTGCTGAACGTTATTTAGGCCAGCCTAAACCGCAAACTTGACAAAGGTTTAGGCGAACCTAAAGACACGGTCGGTGGAGTGGCTTGCCACCGCCGCATGTATCGCCTCCGTCCGCCGGGTCGACGGCACCGTGGGTATCGACTGATGACATGACCCGGATTCGGCCGCCACAGCGAACTCATCCGTCTGTCCCAACAGACTGTGGCGGTCTGCGGCCCCGTTTTGTAACACTAGTCCCGCACGCTCAGTAGCTCGGCGACTCCTCAGGAATCCCGTCGCGGGCGTTGACGAGCCGCGCGAAGGTGAACAGCCCATCGGAGAGCCGATTGAGATACGTTACCGCCTCGGCGTTGATCGGCTCGTTTTGGGCGAGTTCGACCGCCCGGCGCTCGGCCCGGCGGGTGACCGCCCGCGCGTGGTGGAGGGCGGCCCCTGACTCACTGCCACCCGGGAGGATGAACGACGTGAGCGGCTCCAACTCCTCGTCGGCGCTATCGATCCACGCTTCGAGTTCGTCGACGTGTTCCGCGCGAATTTGTGGATCGTCCTCCCCCGGCTCAGGCGTCGCAAACTCCGATTGGATGATGTGGAGATGGTTTTGGACCGACTCCAGCCAGTTGTCGATGTCGTCGTAGCCGCTGGGCCGGGCTGTCCCGATCAGAGAGTTGGCCTCGTCGACGACGCCGTAGGCCTCGATCCGCGGATTGGTTTTCGAGACGCGAGAGAGATCTCGAAGGTCGGTCTCGCCCTCGTCGCCACGGCCGGTGTAGATCGTCATCTGTGACCCCCATCGCTGTCGGCAGTCTGTGCTGTGTGCATACACTACTCTTTTGGAGCAATCAGCAAGTAGTTTGGTACAGTCCGGCTCGGAGTCATTCGGTGTCGTGATCCTCGAAGCGCTCAATTGTCGACCGCCAGTCGTCGGGAATCGGTGTCGGCTCGTCTTCCTCGTAATCGTACAACACCTGTACCACGGTCGCGGTCGCCACGACATCCCCGTCGGCCCGGAGTTCGTACTCAGTCGTGAGACTCGTCGTCCCGATTTTCGGAACCCTGATTTCAACTACCAACTCATCGCCGAGTTCAATGGGCTGTCGGTAATCGATTGACAGCGAGGCAACGACGGTCCCGACAGTATCGAGATCAATATCGAGAACCCGTTTGAAATAGGCCACTCGGGCCTCCTCAATGTAGCTCGCGTGGACCGCGTTGTTGACGTGCCCTAAGGGATCGAGATCACGGAACCGAACCGGCACCGGGATCGTAACCGGATGGTCGACATCCATACTGGTCCGTTGGGTGCCATCCATATGTACGCTCGGGACTGTCGACTCCTCTCCGAGTGCGACTGAGGTGTTGCTTGATTCTAGCCAGTGTACCAGTCTCATATGACCGATTCGTGTCGACCCACGCGATCTGTGTTTCGTCTCTGAAGGCTGGTACAGTGACTCTGCCAATCGATCTCATTATGCTGATTTCCCTATTCTATATAGCAAAATATAGTTTATACGTGTGGTGGCGCCCGGATGACTGTCCCGGATGACCCAATATCTTAACACACCACGGTCCTACGTTGGGCGTATGAGCCTCGAAATCAGTCACGACTGTCCCGACTGTGATACCGAAGAGACGTTTTATCGAGCCGCCAGCACGACGCTCCATCTCGGAGAGAAAACCAAATGGAGATGTACGACCTGTAGCTACACCTTTGTCAAAATCAACGGCATCGACAGTTCGGCTGCGTGAACACGGCGAGATCACCAGCGGTACTGTGTTGGCCTCTTCTACGGGTTTGAAACTCGGAACGTACCGCACGCCCAAAAGTGTCGACGTGGTCGGATGACCTATCGGTCGAGGGGTGAGCTAATCGACTCGTTCAATCTCCGTTCGTGACCGAAGAGTGGGGTACAGAGCTCGAATAGAAAACCGTCGGTCATGCCCAACGTTTCAATCAACAGGCAGCGCTTTGGGTGCCCGAACGATTCGATTTTCGTCGTCCGTCGTCGGCTGGGTCATGGAGATTGCTGGCTTCTTATTTTCTTCGCGCGTGCGACCCCAGAAAGTGGCCACCTCGTCCGACTCCAATTGGCGACGTAAACCAGCCGACTACTAAGTTAGTTGGTCGGCTCTCCACAAATAAACTGTATGTGGCTATACAAATTTCGGTACCAGAGCTGCGCCGTCGACTCACCGGCGACGAGTTCAGAGGGGTAGTTGTCGGCCACCAGTTCGCCGTCGTCGTCTTCGGTCAGCAGATACAGCTCCGAGAACTGCTCGCCATCCGGCGGGACGGCGACCGCATAGGAAACGCTTCCGAGGGCAAGCAGCACACTGACCACAAGCAGGATATTCAGCGCGGAATCGCCCCGTGTCTCAGGCTGCAACAACTCACTGCGTCCCGCTTCGATCCACGCCTGATAGGGAACCGAAAACCGTTCGTCGACCGAGAGCGCAGCCCGTCGACGGGCCGCTATTGCGGTTGCGCCGAGCGTGAAACCAGCGACCTCGACCATGCCTTTCGGTTTCTCTTCGGTGAGCGGTCGGAGCCGCGTTCGCCTGCCGCGAGGACAACTGCTTGTATCATCCCTGGATTGTCAATCTAAATATAAATGGATACTCATCGTACTGATTTGGATACTATCTGCAACAGCTGTGTGATATCTGATATTGATTAAATCTCTCAACAGGATATTTTTATCCAACTATATCGCAGTATTTCAACCATGAGCGGCTGAATTACTGCTATCGTTTTTGCGACCAGAACTTCGCAACTGTCTACTTACTGTCTAAAACTAATCTACGAGTAGTAGCCCCCGTGTGGATCGCTAAAATCGTCGACAACAACTGACTCACACCGACCTTGTCAAAATAGCGTGGGGCCGATCAGTCGGCTGGCTGCTCGGGTTCGATCTCGACGTTGAGACAGCCACAGGCATCGAGCTCCGGATCGAAACAGTCGGGGCATTCGGGTTTGCGGTCGATGATCGTATCGAGCCGTTCGGCGACGGTGCCGTCGATGACGCTTTCGAGCTCGTGAGCCTCCTCGCGGAACTCCTCGACACCCAGAACGTTGACGAGGAAGCGCTGGATGATACAGTAGGTCTGTAGCGCGTCACGGGCACGGACGATCCCCTCGTCGGTGAGACTGACGCCCTTGTATTTCTCGTGTTCGGCCAACTCACGGCTTTCGAGTTTGCCGATCATCTCGTTTGCGCTGGCGGGACTGACATCGAGCATATCGGCGACCCGGCCGGTTGCGGCGGGGCTATTGTCCTGTTGTTGAATCAGATAGATCGCTTTGAGATACTGGTTCGCCGTGTTCATTCGCGTTCCTCCATGATTGTAGTAACTTCCTCGACGCCATCGCTTTCTTCTTCTCTCAGGCCACGGAGGACCGCAAGTAGCTGCTCGCGGTCGACCGAGAACGACGCCTCACTGGCTTCGATGGCCTCGATCAGATCGTCGTAAAACTTGTAGGCGGTCTCCTCGTTGCAAAGCTGGTCGTAGAGGACGCCATCGAAATCGTCGGGCTTGGTCTGTCCGTAGCGGGCCTCGACGAGCGTTTCGATCTCGTCGAAGGGAACGCTGTCGACGTTCAATCCCTCGATGAGATCCTCCAGTCGCTTGCGGTGGTCAGCGGACTCCTCGGCGGCGTGTGAGAGCAACGCCTCGATTTCTGCGTCGAGGGTGCGGTCTTCCTCGGCAAGCGACTGATAATGCCGGGAGGCGCGGGCCTCGACCACCTCTTCGAGGACGATCCCGATCTGGAGCAGTCGCGCCAGCTGGCGGTCCGACCACACCTGCTGACCGAGACTCACTGGTTGCTCCCGTCCGATACTGCTGGGTTCATATCACACTATCAGCGCGTCGGTAACTTACCGTTTTCCCTCCGAGAGTCCGTGTGTGACACAACACTGCAAAAATCCGAACCGTTGCCACCGAGAAATTGACGTGAGTAGTGAACTGCGAGATGAGTTATCGGTCCTTGAGTCGTCCGACGAACAGTGCCAACACAGGGACGATTTCGAGTCGACCGATCCACATGAGGAAGATCATGAGGAATTTCGAAAGGTCTGAAAACTCTCGA
This sequence is a window from Halohasta litchfieldiae. Protein-coding genes within it:
- a CDS encoding ferritin family protein, producing the protein MSLGQQVWSDRQLARLLQIGIVLEEVVEARASRHYQSLAEEDRTLDAEIEALLSHAAEESADHRKRLEDLIEGLNVDSVPFDEIETLVEARYGQTKPDDFDGVLYDQLCNEETAYKFYDDLIEAIEASEASFSVDREQLLAVLRGLREEESDGVEEVTTIMEERE
- a CDS encoding DUF7838 family putative zinc beta-ribbon protein, whose protein sequence is MSLEISHDCPDCDTEETFYRAASTTLHLGEKTKWRCTTCSYTFVKINGIDSSAA
- a CDS encoding acyl-CoA thioesterase, with protein sequence MRLVHWLESSNTSVALGEESTVPSVHMDGTQRTSMDVDHPVTIPVPVRFRDLDPLGHVNNAVHASYIEEARVAYFKRVLDIDLDTVGTVVASLSIDYRQPIELGDELVVEIRVPKIGTTSLTTEYELRADGDVVATATVVQVLYDYEEDEPTPIPDDWRSTIERFEDHDTE
- a CDS encoding metal-dependent transcriptional regulator; protein product: MNTANQYLKAIYLIQQQDNSPAATGRVADMLDVSPASANEMIGKLESRELAEHEKYKGVSLTDEGIVRARDALQTYCIIQRFLVNVLGVEEFREEAHELESVIDGTVAERLDTIIDRKPECPDCFDPELDACGCLNVEIEPEQPAD
- a CDS encoding cob(I)yrinic acid a,c-diamide adenosyltransferase, which codes for MTIYTGRGDEGETDLRDLSRVSKTNPRIEAYGVVDEANSLIGTARPSGYDDIDNWLESVQNHLHIIQSEFATPEPGEDDPQIRAEHVDELEAWIDSADEELEPLTSFILPGGSESGAALHHARAVTRRAERRAVELAQNEPINAEAVTYLNRLSDGLFTFARLVNARDGIPEESPSY
- a CDS encoding DUF7553 family protein; the encoded protein is MNKHFSDARYYLGRAASHLKIGLSEELEPVARRVRAKFGTEVDEPAEPETRAGRARVAAKRTVKQATRRVRGSRQPDEQAV